Proteins encoded by one window of Pseudonocardia alni:
- the tuf gene encoding elongation factor Tu, whose product MAKAKFERTKPHVNIGTIGHIDHGKTTLTAAITKVLHDKYPNLNEASAFDMIDKAPEERQRGITISIAHVEYQTEKRHYAHVDCPGHADYVKNMITGAAQMDGAILVVAATDGPMPQTREHVLLARQVGVPYIVVALNKADMVDDEEIMELVEMEVRELLSDQDYPGDDLPIVRVSALKALEGDDKWAEAIVELMDAVDEAIPEPERDIEKPFLMPVEDVFTITGRGTVVTGRIERGIVKVNETVDIVGIRPNKTSTTVTGVEMFRKILDEGRAGENVGLLLRGIKREDVERGQVVVKPGSITPHTEFEGQVYILGKDEGGRHTPFFNNYRPQFYFRTTDVTGVVTLPQGTEMVMPGDNTTMSVQLIQPIAMEEGLQFAIREGGRTVGAGQVTKINA is encoded by the coding sequence GTGGCGAAGGCGAAGTTCGAGCGGACCAAGCCGCACGTCAACATCGGCACCATCGGTCACATCGACCACGGCAAGACCACGCTGACGGCGGCCATCACCAAGGTTCTGCACGACAAGTACCCGAACCTCAACGAGGCTTCGGCGTTCGACATGATCGACAAGGCGCCGGAAGAGCGCCAGCGCGGTATCACGATCTCCATCGCGCACGTCGAGTACCAGACCGAGAAGCGGCACTACGCGCACGTCGACTGCCCCGGGCACGCCGACTACGTGAAGAACATGATCACCGGTGCCGCCCAGATGGACGGCGCGATCCTGGTGGTCGCCGCGACCGACGGCCCGATGCCCCAGACCCGTGAGCACGTGCTGCTCGCGCGTCAGGTCGGCGTGCCGTACATCGTCGTCGCCCTGAACAAGGCGGACATGGTCGACGACGAGGAGATCATGGAGCTCGTCGAGATGGAGGTCCGCGAGCTCCTGTCGGATCAGGACTACCCGGGCGACGACCTCCCGATCGTGCGCGTCTCGGCGCTGAAGGCGCTCGAGGGCGACGACAAGTGGGCCGAGGCCATCGTCGAGCTCATGGACGCGGTCGACGAGGCCATCCCGGAGCCCGAGCGCGACATCGAGAAGCCGTTCCTCATGCCCGTCGAGGACGTCTTCACGATCACCGGTCGCGGCACGGTCGTCACCGGCCGTATCGAGCGCGGCATCGTCAAGGTCAACGAGACCGTCGACATCGTCGGCATCCGGCCGAACAAGACCTCGACCACCGTCACCGGTGTCGAGATGTTCCGCAAGATCCTCGACGAGGGTCGCGCCGGCGAGAACGTGGGTCTGCTCCTGCGCGGTATCAAGCGTGAGGACGTGGAGCGCGGCCAGGTCGTCGTGAAGCCGGGTTCGATCACCCCGCACACCGAGTTCGAGGGCCAGGTGTACATCCTGGGCAAGGACGAGGGCGGCCGTCACACCCCGTTCTTCAACAACTACCGTCCGCAGTTCTACTTCCGGACGACCGACGTGACCGGCGTCGTGACCCTCCCGCAGGGCACCGAGATGGTCATGCCGGGTGACAACACCACCATGAGCGTTCAGCTGATCCAGCCGATCGCCATGGAGGAGGGCCTGCAGTTCGCCATCCGTGAGGGTGGCCGTACCGTGGGCGCCGGCCAGGTCACCAAGATCAACGCGTGA
- a CDS encoding DNA-directed RNA polymerase subunit beta', producing the protein MLDVNFFDELRIGLATAEGIRQWSHGEVKKPETINYRTLKPEKDGLFCEKIFGPTRDWECYCGKYKRVRFKGIICERCGVEVTRAKVRRERMGHIELAAPVTHIWYFKGVPSRLGYLLDLAPKDLEKIIYFAAYVITSVNTELRHNDMSTLENEMSVERRRVEQTRDADLEARAQKLEADIAELEAEGAKGDVRRKVKDGGEREMRQLRDRAQRELDRLDEIWTTFTKLDVQQLIADESIYRELYDRYGDYFTGAMGAEAIQKLLENFDIPAEAEKLREIIRSGKGQKKLRALKRLKVVAAFQTTGNSPMGMVLDCVPVIPPDLRPMVQLDGGRFATSDLNDLYRRVINRNNRLKRLIDLGAPEIIVNNEKRMLQESVDALFDNGRRGRPVTGPGNRPLKSLSDLLKGKQGRFRQNLLGKRVDYSGRSVIVVGPQLKLHQCGLPKQMALELFKPFVMKRLVDLNHAQNIKSAKRMVERGRSQVWDVLEEVISEHPVLLNRAPTLHRLGIQAFEPQLVEGKAIQLHPLVCEAFNADFDGDQMAVHLPLSAEAQSEARVLMLSSNNILSPASGRPLAMPRLDMVTGLYHLTRLREDAHGAGNHYGSAAEAIMAYDRKVLHLQAPIKIRLPQVTPTPGSDAGTVTEDGVWTAETTLGRVLFNELLPADYPFVNEPLPKKRQATIVNELAERYSMTEVAQVLDRLKDAGFYWATRSGVTISIADVLVPPAKAGILEEYEAKADQINKRYQRGALSHQERNDEMVKIWSRATEEVAKAMEQNFPEDNPIPTIVQSGAAGNMTQIRQLAGMKGLVANPKGEFIPRPIKASYREGLSVLEYFISTHGTRKGLADTALRTADSGYLTRRLVDVSQDVIVREVDCGTERAIPMAVTEETSDGRFIPHRYLRTSVYARTSGEEITAADGTVLVRKGDDLGDAVLDALVAAGVKTVRVRSALTCASATGICGMCYGRSMATGKLVDVGEAVGIVAAQSIGEPGTQLTMRTFKQGGVAGDDITTGLPRVTELFEARVPRGKAPIADVDGRIRIEDGDRFWKITLIPDDGGEEIVYEKLSKRQWLGMTTVDGTERPLADGDHVTVGQLLLEGMADPHEVLRVMGPREVQLHLVREVQKVYRTQSVDIHDKHIEVIVRQMLRRVTIIDSGATEFLPGALAERGEFESENRRVVAEGLEPASGRPVLMGITKASLATESWLSAASFQETTRILTDAAINGKRDKLVGLKENVIIGKLIPAGTGINRYRNIQVQPTEEARAAAYALPSYDDGYYSPDVFGTGTGAAVPLDDYDFGRDYR; encoded by the coding sequence GTGCTCGACGTCAACTTCTTCGACGAACTGCGCATCGGCCTGGCCACCGCCGAGGGCATCCGCCAGTGGTCGCACGGTGAGGTCAAGAAGCCCGAGACCATCAACTACCGCACCCTGAAGCCGGAGAAGGACGGGCTCTTCTGCGAGAAGATCTTCGGTCCGACCCGGGACTGGGAGTGCTACTGCGGCAAGTACAAGCGCGTCCGGTTCAAGGGCATCATCTGCGAGCGCTGCGGCGTGGAGGTCACGCGCGCCAAGGTGCGTCGTGAGCGGATGGGCCACATCGAGCTGGCCGCCCCGGTCACGCACATCTGGTACTTCAAGGGCGTCCCGAGCCGGCTGGGCTACCTGCTCGACCTGGCCCCCAAGGACCTCGAGAAGATCATCTACTTCGCGGCGTACGTGATCACCTCGGTGAACACCGAGCTGCGGCACAACGACATGTCCACGCTCGAGAACGAGATGAGCGTGGAGCGCCGTCGGGTCGAGCAGACCCGCGACGCCGACCTCGAGGCCCGCGCCCAGAAGCTCGAGGCCGACATCGCCGAGCTCGAGGCCGAGGGTGCCAAGGGCGACGTCCGCCGCAAGGTCAAGGACGGCGGCGAGCGCGAGATGCGTCAGCTGCGCGACCGTGCCCAGCGCGAGCTGGACCGGCTCGACGAGATCTGGACGACGTTCACCAAGCTCGACGTCCAGCAGCTCATCGCGGACGAGTCCATCTACCGCGAGCTCTACGACCGCTACGGCGACTACTTCACCGGCGCCATGGGTGCCGAGGCGATCCAGAAGCTGCTGGAGAACTTCGACATCCCCGCCGAGGCCGAGAAGCTGCGCGAGATCATCCGGTCCGGCAAGGGCCAGAAGAAGCTGCGTGCGCTCAAGCGCCTGAAGGTCGTCGCGGCGTTCCAGACCACCGGCAACTCGCCGATGGGCATGGTGCTCGACTGCGTGCCGGTCATCCCGCCGGACCTGCGCCCGATGGTGCAGCTCGACGGTGGCCGCTTCGCGACCTCGGACCTGAACGACCTGTACCGCCGGGTCATCAACCGGAACAACCGCCTCAAGCGACTGATCGACCTCGGCGCGCCCGAGATCATCGTCAACAACGAGAAGCGGATGCTCCAGGAGTCCGTCGACGCGCTGTTCGACAACGGCCGTCGTGGCCGGCCGGTGACCGGTCCGGGCAACCGCCCGCTCAAGTCGCTGTCCGACCTGCTGAAGGGCAAGCAGGGCCGGTTCCGCCAGAACCTGCTCGGCAAGCGCGTCGACTACTCGGGCCGTTCGGTCATCGTCGTCGGCCCGCAGCTGAAGCTGCACCAGTGCGGTCTGCCCAAGCAGATGGCGCTGGAGCTGTTCAAGCCGTTCGTGATGAAGCGCCTGGTGGACCTCAACCACGCGCAGAACATCAAGTCCGCCAAGCGGATGGTCGAGCGCGGCCGCTCGCAGGTGTGGGACGTGCTCGAGGAGGTCATCTCCGAGCACCCCGTGCTGCTGAACCGTGCGCCCACGCTGCACCGTCTCGGCATCCAGGCCTTCGAGCCGCAGCTGGTGGAGGGCAAGGCCATCCAGCTGCACCCGCTGGTCTGCGAGGCGTTCAACGCGGACTTCGACGGTGACCAGATGGCGGTGCACCTGCCGCTGTCGGCCGAGGCGCAGTCCGAGGCCCGCGTGCTGATGCTGTCGTCGAACAACATCCTGTCCCCGGCGTCGGGCCGCCCGCTGGCGATGCCGCGTCTGGACATGGTCACGGGTCTGTACCACCTGACCCGTCTCCGGGAGGACGCCCACGGCGCCGGGAACCACTACGGCTCCGCGGCCGAGGCGATCATGGCCTACGACCGCAAGGTCCTCCACCTGCAGGCGCCGATCAAGATCCGGCTCCCGCAGGTCACCCCGACCCCGGGCTCGGACGCCGGGACCGTGACCGAGGACGGCGTCTGGACCGCGGAGACCACGCTCGGGCGGGTGCTGTTCAACGAGCTCCTGCCGGCGGACTACCCGTTCGTCAACGAGCCGCTGCCGAAGAAGCGCCAGGCCACGATCGTCAACGAGCTGGCCGAGCGCTACTCGATGACCGAGGTCGCGCAGGTCCTGGACCGGCTGAAGGACGCGGGCTTCTACTGGGCCACGCGCTCCGGCGTCACGATCTCGATCGCGGACGTGCTGGTCCCGCCGGCCAAGGCGGGCATCCTCGAGGAGTACGAGGCGAAGGCCGACCAGATCAACAAGCGCTACCAGCGTGGTGCCCTGTCGCACCAGGAGCGCAACGACGAGATGGTCAAGATCTGGAGCCGGGCGACCGAGGAGGTCGCCAAGGCGATGGAGCAGAACTTCCCCGAGGACAACCCGATCCCGACGATCGTCCAGTCCGGGGCCGCGGGCAACATGACCCAGATCCGCCAGCTGGCGGGTATGAAGGGTCTGGTCGCGAACCCCAAGGGCGAGTTCATCCCGCGTCCGATCAAGGCCTCGTACCGCGAGGGCCTGTCGGTGCTGGAGTACTTCATCTCCACGCACGGCACCCGTAAGGGTCTGGCGGACACCGCGCTGCGGACCGCGGACTCCGGGTACCTGACCCGTCGTCTGGTCGACGTGTCGCAGGACGTCATCGTCCGCGAGGTCGACTGCGGCACCGAGCGTGCCATCCCGATGGCGGTCACCGAGGAGACGAGCGACGGTCGGTTCATCCCGCACCGTTACCTGCGTACCTCGGTGTACGCCCGGACCTCCGGCGAGGAGATCACCGCGGCGGACGGCACCGTGCTGGTGCGCAAGGGCGACGACCTCGGCGACGCCGTGCTGGACGCGCTCGTCGCGGCCGGCGTCAAGACGGTCCGGGTCCGCTCCGCGCTGACCTGCGCCTCGGCCACCGGTATCTGCGGCATGTGCTACGGCCGCTCGATGGCCACCGGCAAGCTGGTGGACGTCGGCGAGGCCGTCGGCATCGTCGCCGCGCAGTCCATCGGTGAGCCCGGCACCCAGCTGACGATGCGTACGTTCAAGCAGGGTGGCGTCGCGGGTGACGACATCACGACCGGTCTGCCGCGTGTCACCGAGCTGTTCGAGGCCCGGGTCCCGCGCGGTAAGGCGCCGATCGCCGACGTCGACGGCCGCATCCGCATCGAGGACGGCGACCGGTTCTGGAAGATCACGCTGATCCCGGACGACGGCGGCGAGGAGATCGTCTACGAGAAGCTGTCCAAGCGGCAGTGGCTCGGGATGACCACCGTCGACGGCACCGAGCGTCCGCTTGCGGACGGCGACCACGTGACGGTCGGCCAGCTGCTCCTCGAGGGCATGGCGGACCCGCACGAGGTGCTGCGTGTCATGGGCCCGCGTGAGGTGCAGTTGCACCTCGTGCGTGAGGTGCAGAAGGTGTACCGCACGCAGAGCGTGGACATCCACGACAAGCACATCGAGGTCATCGTCCGGCAGATGCTGCGCCGGGTCACGATCATCGACTCGGGTGCGACCGAGTTCCTGCCCGGCGCACTGGCCGAGCGGGGCGAGTTCGAGTCCGAGAACCGCCGGGTCGTCGCCGAGGGGCTGGAGCCGGCCTCCGGCCGTCCGGTCCTGATGGGGATCACCAAGGCCTCGCTGGCGACGGAGTCGTGGCTGTCCGCGGCCTCGTTCCAGGAGACCACCCGCATCCTCACCGATGCCGCGATCAACGGAAAGCGCGACAAGCTCGTCGGGCTCAAGGAGAACGTGATCATCGGTAAGCTGATCCCGGCCGGTACCGGCATCAACCGGTACCGCAACATCCAGGTCCAGCCGACCGAGGAGGCCCGCGCGGCCGCCTACGCACTGCCGAGCTACGACGACGGCTACTACAGCCCCGACGTCTTCGGCACGGGCACCGGTGCCGCGGTGCCGCTGGACGACTACGACTTCGGTCGCGACTACCGCTGA
- the fusA gene encoding elongation factor G produces MAAQDVLTDLTKVRNIGIMAHIDAGKTTTTERILYYTGINYKLGEVHDGAATMDWMEEEQKRGITITSAATTCFWKNHQINIIDTPGHVDFTVEVERSLRVLDGAVAVFDGKEGVEPQSEQVWRQATKYDVPRICFVNKMDKLGADFYFTVQTIKDRLNATPLPLQIPIGSENDFIGVIDLVEMRALTWRGEVAKGEDYTVEEIPADLQAKAEEYRTALVEAVAETDDELMELYLGGEDLTTEQIKTGVRALVTNRAAYPVLCGSAFKNKGVQPMLDAVIDYLPSPYDVPPVEGFLTDGETPASRKPAKDEPFSALAFKIAAHPFFGKLTYIRVYSGQVAAGAQVINSTKDRKERIGKLFQMHSNKENPVDEAVAGHIYAVIGLKDTTTGDTLCDPQNPIVLESMTFPDPVIQVAVEPKSKADQEKLSLAIQKLAEEDPTFQVSLDDETGQTIIAGMGELHLEVLVNRMKSDYKVEANIGKPQVAYRETIKKAVEKFEYTHKKQTGGSGQFARVIIKLEPLTSGDGALYEFENKVTGGRVPREYIPSVDAGAQDAMQYGIQAGYPVVGVKLTLLDGQYHEVDSSEMAFKVAGSMAFKEAARKASPAILEPMMAVEVMTPEDYMGDVIGDLNSRRGQIQAMEERAGARVVKATVPLSEMFGYVGDLRSRTQGRANYTMVFDSYAEVPANVAKEIIAKATGE; encoded by the coding sequence GTGGCAGCACAGGACGTGCTGACGGACCTCACCAAGGTCCGCAACATCGGCATCATGGCCCACATCGACGCCGGTAAGACGACCACGACCGAGCGGATCCTGTACTACACGGGGATCAACTACAAGCTCGGCGAGGTGCACGACGGCGCCGCCACCATGGACTGGATGGAGGAGGAGCAGAAGCGCGGCATCACGATCACGTCGGCCGCGACGACCTGCTTCTGGAAGAACCACCAGATCAACATCATCGACACCCCCGGGCACGTCGACTTCACCGTCGAGGTGGAGCGTTCGCTGCGGGTGCTCGACGGCGCGGTCGCGGTCTTCGACGGCAAGGAGGGGGTCGAGCCGCAGTCCGAGCAGGTCTGGCGGCAGGCCACCAAGTACGACGTCCCCCGCATCTGCTTCGTCAACAAGATGGACAAGCTGGGCGCGGACTTCTACTTCACCGTTCAGACGATCAAGGACCGCCTGAACGCGACCCCGCTGCCGCTGCAGATCCCGATCGGCTCCGAGAACGACTTCATCGGTGTCATCGACCTGGTCGAGATGCGCGCGCTCACGTGGCGTGGCGAGGTCGCCAAGGGCGAGGACTACACCGTCGAGGAGATCCCGGCGGACCTCCAGGCCAAGGCCGAGGAGTACCGCACGGCGCTCGTCGAGGCCGTCGCCGAGACCGACGACGAGCTCATGGAGCTCTACCTCGGTGGCGAGGACCTGACGACCGAGCAGATCAAGACCGGTGTCCGCGCGCTGGTGACCAACCGCGCCGCCTACCCGGTCCTCTGTGGCTCGGCCTTCAAGAACAAGGGCGTGCAGCCGATGCTGGACGCGGTGATCGACTACCTGCCGTCGCCGTACGACGTGCCGCCGGTCGAGGGTTTCCTCACCGACGGCGAGACGCCGGCGAGCCGCAAGCCTGCGAAGGACGAGCCGTTCTCGGCCCTCGCCTTCAAGATCGCCGCGCACCCGTTCTTCGGCAAGCTGACCTACATCCGGGTGTACTCGGGTCAGGTCGCCGCCGGCGCCCAGGTCATCAACTCGACCAAGGACCGGAAGGAGCGCATCGGGAAGCTCTTCCAGATGCACTCCAACAAGGAGAACCCGGTCGACGAGGCCGTGGCCGGCCACATCTACGCGGTCATCGGTCTGAAGGACACGACCACCGGCGACACGCTCTGCGACCCGCAGAACCCGATCGTCCTCGAGTCGATGACCTTCCCGGACCCGGTCATCCAGGTCGCCGTCGAGCCCAAGTCGAAGGCGGACCAGGAGAAGCTCTCGCTGGCGATCCAGAAGCTGGCGGAGGAGGACCCGACGTTCCAGGTCTCCCTGGACGACGAGACCGGCCAGACCATCATCGCCGGCATGGGCGAGCTGCACCTCGAGGTGCTGGTCAACCGGATGAAGTCCGACTACAAGGTCGAGGCCAACATCGGTAAGCCGCAGGTGGCCTACCGGGAGACCATCAAGAAGGCCGTCGAGAAGTTCGAGTACACGCACAAGAAGCAGACCGGTGGTTCGGGCCAGTTCGCCCGCGTCATCATCAAGCTCGAGCCGCTCACCAGCGGTGACGGTGCGCTGTACGAGTTCGAGAACAAGGTCACCGGTGGTCGTGTCCCGCGGGAGTACATCCCGTCGGTCGACGCCGGTGCCCAGGACGCCATGCAGTACGGCATCCAGGCCGGCTACCCCGTCGTCGGTGTGAAGCTCACGCTGCTGGACGGTCAGTACCACGAGGTCGACTCCTCGGAGATGGCCTTCAAGGTCGCCGGTTCGATGGCGTTCAAGGAGGCGGCCCGCAAGGCGAGCCCCGCCATCCTCGAGCCGATGATGGCCGTCGAGGTGATGACGCCCGAGGACTACATGGGTGACGTCATCGGCGACCTGAACTCCCGCCGCGGCCAGATCCAGGCCATGGAGGAGCGGGCCGGTGCCCGTGTCGTGAAGGCGACCGTGCCGCTGTCCGAGATGTTCGGCTACGTCGGCGACCTGCGGTCGCGGACCCAGGGCCGGGCGAACTACACGATGGTCTTCGACTCCTACGCCGAGGTTCCGGCGAACGTGGCGAAGGAGATCATCGCGAAGGCCACGGGCGAGTAA
- the rplC gene encoding 50S ribosomal protein L3: protein MTAAFKKTTATKQTKKVTGLLGTKLGMTQLFDENNRIVPVTVVQLGPNVVTQVRSQETDGYTAVQLAYGAIDPRKVNKPESGHFAKSGVTPRRHVLELRTSDAAEYAAGQEVTVEAFAEVAEVDVVGVTKGKGFAGVMKRHGFKGLGASHGTQRKHRSPGSIGGCATPGRVFKGVRMAGRMGSDRQTTQNLKVHRVDAERGLLLVKGAVPGPRGGLVVVKTPAKGDGK, encoded by the coding sequence ATGACTGCTGCATTCAAGAAGACGACTGCCACCAAGCAGACGAAGAAGGTCACCGGCCTCCTGGGCACCAAGCTCGGGATGACCCAGTTGTTCGACGAGAACAACCGCATCGTGCCGGTCACCGTGGTCCAGCTCGGGCCGAACGTCGTGACGCAGGTGCGCTCGCAGGAGACCGACGGCTACACCGCCGTCCAGCTGGCCTACGGGGCCATCGACCCGCGCAAGGTGAACAAGCCGGAGTCCGGCCACTTCGCCAAGTCCGGCGTCACCCCCCGTCGCCACGTCCTGGAGCTCCGCACCTCCGACGCCGCCGAGTACGCCGCCGGCCAGGAGGTCACCGTCGAGGCGTTCGCCGAGGTGGCCGAGGTCGACGTGGTGGGCGTGACCAAGGGCAAGGGCTTCGCCGGTGTCATGAAGCGCCACGGGTTCAAGGGCCTGGGCGCCTCGCACGGCACGCAGCGCAAGCACCGTTCGCCGGGCTCCATCGGCGGCTGCGCCACCCCGGGCCGCGTGTTCAAGGGTGTGCGGATGGCCGGCCGGATGGGTTCCGACCGCCAGACCACGCAGAACCTGAAGGTCCACCGGGTGGACGCCGAACGCGGGCTGCTGCTCGTCAAGGGCGCCGTCCCCGGTCCGCGCGGTGGCCTCGTCG
- the rpsG gene encoding 30S ribosomal protein S7: MPRKGPAPKRPLVSDPVYGSPLVTQLVNKVLKDGKRSLAERIVYAALEGTRDKTGTDPVVTLKRALDNVKPALEVRSRRVGGATYQVPVEVRAVRQTTLGLRWLVTYSGQRREKTMVERLMNELLDASNGLGASVKRREDMHKMAESNRAFAHYRW, encoded by the coding sequence ATGCCCCGCAAGGGCCCCGCCCCGAAGCGTCCGCTGGTCTCGGACCCGGTCTACGGCTCGCCGCTGGTCACCCAGCTGGTGAACAAGGTCCTCAAGGACGGGAAGCGGTCGCTCGCCGAGCGCATCGTCTACGCCGCCCTCGAGGGCACCCGTGACAAGACCGGCACCGACCCGGTCGTCACGCTGAAGCGCGCTCTCGACAACGTGAAGCCGGCCCTCGAGGTCCGCAGCCGCCGCGTCGGTGGCGCGACCTACCAGGTCCCCGTCGAGGTCCGTGCCGTCCGGCAGACCACCCTGGGGCTGCGTTGGCTGGTCACCTACTCCGGCCAGCGCCGTGAGAAGACCATGGTCGAGCGCCTCATGAACGAGCTGCTCGACGCCAGCAACGGCCTCGGCGCCAGCGTCAAGCGGCGCGAGGACATGCACAAGATGGCGGAGTCGAACCGCGCCTTCGCCCACTACCGCTGGTGA
- a CDS encoding alpha/beta hydrolase: protein MHLPTAVNRLATRALIAPLLAPTLPVALRRRGLDLVGASLPLPRGTRRDLGTLGGVPTAVVAPPGPLAPHRVLYLHGGGYLVGSSASHRPLLAGLAHATGSAVLAPHYRLAPEHPFPAALDDAYAAWAALRAAGIPARHIAVAGDSAGGGLTMSLLLRLRATGEDLPGSIGLISPWLDLSCTADALTRNVASDAMLDPSWLPDAVTDYAGPHTGAPELLPLDADLAGLPPLHVVAGADEILVDDADTLVERARAAGTPVTYERAPGMWHAFPTLAGLLAEADASLRTLGLALRADCLR, encoded by the coding sequence ATGCACCTGCCGACGGCCGTCAACCGCCTCGCCACGCGCGCACTCATCGCGCCCTTGCTCGCCCCGACACTACCCGTCGCCCTGAGACGGCGTGGACTCGACCTCGTCGGCGCCTCGCTCCCGCTCCCCCGCGGCACCCGCCGCGACCTCGGGACGCTGGGCGGCGTGCCCACCGCGGTCGTCGCACCTCCCGGGCCGCTGGCCCCGCACCGGGTGCTCTACCTGCACGGCGGCGGGTACCTCGTGGGGTCCTCGGCGTCGCACCGGCCGCTGCTCGCCGGGCTCGCGCACGCCACCGGCAGCGCGGTCCTCGCTCCGCACTACCGGCTCGCCCCGGAGCACCCGTTCCCGGCCGCCCTCGACGACGCGTACGCCGCCTGGGCCGCCCTGCGCGCCGCGGGGATCCCGGCCCGGCACATCGCGGTGGCCGGCGACTCCGCGGGCGGCGGGCTGACCATGTCGCTGCTGCTGCGACTGCGTGCGACCGGCGAGGATCTCCCGGGCTCCATCGGACTGATCTCGCCCTGGCTGGACCTGTCCTGCACCGCGGACGCGCTCACCCGCAACGTCGCCTCCGACGCGATGCTGGATCCGTCGTGGCTGCCCGACGCCGTCACCGACTACGCGGGCCCGCACACCGGTGCCCCCGAGCTCCTGCCTCTCGACGCGGACCTGGCCGGGCTGCCGCCGCTCCACGTCGTCGCCGGTGCCGACGAGATCCTCGTCGACGACGCCGACACCCTCGTCGAGCGCGCCCGCGCGGCCGGGACACCGGTCACCTACGAGCGCGCGCCCGGCATGTGGCACGCCTTCCCGACGCTGGCCGGGCTGTTAGCGGAGGCCGACGCCTCGCTGCGCACCCTGGGCCTGGCCCTGCGGGCGGACTGCCTGCGCTGA
- the rpsL gene encoding 30S ribosomal protein S12, with amino-acid sequence MPTIQQLVRKGREDKVSKTKTAALKGSPQRRGVCTRVYTTTPKKPNSALRKVARVRLSSGIEVTAYIPGEGHNLQEHSIVLVRGGRVKDLPGVRYKVIRGSLDTQGVKNRKQSRSRYGAKKEKS; translated from the coding sequence ATGCCCACGATCCAGCAGCTGGTCCGCAAGGGCCGCGAGGACAAGGTCTCCAAGACCAAGACCGCCGCGCTGAAGGGAAGCCCCCAGCGCCGCGGGGTCTGCACCCGCGTGTACACCACCACGCCCAAGAAGCCGAACTCGGCGCTGCGCAAGGTCGCCCGTGTGCGCCTGTCCAGCGGCATCGAGGTCACCGCGTACATCCCCGGTGAGGGCCACAACCTGCAGGAGCACAGCATCGTGCTCGTGCGCGGTGGTCGTGTGAAGGACCTCCCCGGCGTGCGCTACAAGGTCATCCGTGGGTCGCTGGACACCCAGGGCGTGAAGAACCGCAAGCAGTCCCGCAGCCGCTACGGCGCGAAGAAGGAGAAGAGCTGA
- the rpsJ gene encoding 30S ribosomal protein S10, whose translation MAGQKIRIRLKAYDHEAIDASARKIVETVTRTGARVVGPVPLPTEKNVYCVIRSPHKYKDSREHFEMRTHKRLIDILDPTPKTVDALMRIDLPASVDVNIQ comes from the coding sequence ATGGCGGGACAGAAGATCCGCATCAGGCTCAAGGCCTATGACCACGAGGCAATCGACGCGTCTGCTCGCAAGATCGTGGAGACCGTGACGCGTACCGGTGCCCGGGTCGTCGGCCCCGTGCCGCTGCCTACCGAGAAGAACGTGTACTGCGTCATCCGCTCGCCGCACAAGTACAAGGATTCGCGCGAGCACTTCGAGATGCGCACGCACAAGCGACTCATCGACATCCTCGACCCGACGCCCAAGACGGTCGACGCGCTCATGCGCATCGACCTGCCGGCGAGCGTCGACGTCAACATTCAGTGA